A section of the Oryzias latipes chromosome 8, ASM223467v1 genome encodes:
- the LOC110015468 gene encoding myosin heavy chain, fast skeletal muscle-like, with product MSTDAEMEQYGPAAIYLRKPERERIEAQTSPFDAKTAFFVVDPDEMYLKCKLIKREGGKATVETEGGKTVTVKEDDIHPRNPPKFDKMEDMAMMTHLNEPSVLFNLKERYASWMIYTYSGLFCVVVNPYKWLPVYDAQCVSGYRGKKRIEAPPHIFSISDNAYQFMLTDRENQSILITGESGAGKTVNTKRVIQYFATIAALGGKKEQQSSGKIQGSLEDQIVAANPLLEAYGNAKTVRNDNSSRFGKFIRIHFGSSGKLASADIETYLLEKSRVTYQLSAERSYHIFYQLMTGHKPELLEALLITTNPYDFPLISMGEITVKSINDVEEFIATDTAIDILGFNGEEKLGIYKLTGAVMHHGNMKFKQKQREEQAEPDGTEVPDKIAYLMGLNSADMLKALCYPRVKVGNEMVTKGQTVPQVNNSVSALCKSVYEKMFLWMVIRINEMLDTKQPRQFFIGVLDIAGFEIFDYNSLEQLCINYTNEKLQQFFNHTMFVLEQEEYKKEGIEWEFIDFGMDLAACIELIEKPMGIFSILEEECMFPKASDTTFKNKLYDQHLGKNKAFEKPKPGKGKAEAHFAMVHYAGTVDYNITGWLDKNKDPLNDSVVQLYQKSSNKLLCYLYAAHAGAEDAGGAKKGGKKKGGSFQTVSALFRENLAKLMTNLRSTHPHFVRCLIPNESKTPGLMENFLVIHQLRCNGVLEGIRICTKGFPGRILYGDFKQRYKVLNASVIPEGQFIDNKKASEKLLGSIDVDHSQYKFGHTKVFFKAGLLGTLEEMRDEKLASLVTMTQALCRGYVMRKEFVKMMERRESIYTIQYNVRSFMNVKNWPWLKLYFKIKPLLQSAETEKELQEMKGNYEKMKTDLAAALAKKKELEEKMVSLMQEKNDLQLQVAAETENLSDAEERCEGLIKSKIQLEAKLKETTERLEDEEEINAELTAKKRKLEDECSELKKDIDDLELTLAKVEKEKHATENKVKNLTEEMASQDESIAKLTKEKKALQEAHQQTLDDLQAEEDKVNTLTKSKTKLEQQVDDLEGSLEQEKKLRMDLERAKRKLEGDLKLAQESIMDLENDKQQSDEKIKKKDFEISQLLSKIEDEQSLGAQLQKKIKELQARIEELEEEIEAERAARAKVEKQRADLSRELEEISERLEEAGGATAAQIEMNKKREAEFQKLRRDLEESTLQHEATAAALRKKQADSVAELGEQIDNLQRVKQKLEKEKSEYKMEIDDLSSNMEGVAKSKGNLEKMCRTLEDQLSELKAKNDENVRQLNDLNAQRARLQTENGEFARQLEEKEALVSQLTRGKQAFTQQIEELKRLVEEEVKAKNALAHGVQSARHDCDLLREQFEEEQEAKAELQRGMSKANSEVAQWRTKYETDAIQRTEELEESKKKLAQRLQEAEESIEAVNSKCASLEKTKQRLQGEVEDLMIDVERANSLAANLDKKQRNFDKVLAEWKQKYEESQAELEGAQKEARSLSTELFKMKNSYEEALDQLETMKRENKNLQQEISDLTEQIGETGKSIHELEKAKKTVETEKSEIQTALEEAEGTLEHEESKILRVQLELNQVKGEIDRKLAEKDEELEQIKRNSQRVIDSMQSTLDAEVRSRNDALRVKKKMEGDLNEMEIQLSHANRQAAEAQKQLRNVQGQLKDAQLHLDDALRAQEDMKEQVAMVERRNGLMLAEIEELRAALEQTERGRKVAEQELVDASERVGLLHSQNTSLLNTKKKLESDLVQVQGEVDDAIQEARNAEEKAKKAITDAAMMSEELKKEQDTSSHLERMKKNLEVTVKDLQHRLDEAENLAMKGGKKQLQKLESRVRELESEVESEQRRGADAIKGVRKYERRVKELTYQTEEDKKNVARLQDLVDKLQLKVKAYKRQAEEAEEQANTHMSKLRKVQHELEEAQERADIAESQVNKLRVKSRDAGKSESAE from the exons ATGAGTACGGATGCTGAAATGGAGCAGTATGGCCCGGCGGCCATCTACCTCCGGAAGCCAGAAAGGGAGAGGATTGAGGCCCAGACGTCACCATTTGATGCCAAAACGGCTTTTTTCGTTGTTGATCCAGATGAGATGTATCTCAAGTGTAAACTAATCAAAAGGGAGGGTGGCAAAGCCACTGTGGAGACTGAAGGAGGGAag ACTGTCACTGTGAAAGAGGATGATATCCATCCCAGAAACCCTCCAAAGTTTGATAAGATGGAGGACATGGCCATGATGACCCACCTTAATGAGCCCTCTGTGCTGTTTAACCTCAAAGAGCGTTATGCATCATGGATGATCTAT ACCTATTCTGGGTTGTTCTGCGTGGTCGTGAATCCATACAAGTGGCTTCCTGTGTATGATGCTCAATGTGTGTCAGGATACAGAGGAAAGAAGAGGATTGAGGCTCCGCCCCATATCTTTTCCATCTCTGACAATGCCTATCAATTTATGCTCACAG ATCGTGAGAACCAGTCTATCCTGATTAC TGGAGAATCTGGTGCAGGAAAGACTGTCAACACCAAGCGTGTCATCCAGTACTTTGCAACAATTGCTGCTCTTGGTGgaaagaaggagcagcaaagctcTGGAAAAATTCAG GGCTCGCTTGAGGACCAGATTGTTGCTGCCAACCCTCTGCTGGAGGCCTATGGTAATGCCAAGACTGTGAGGAATGACAACTCCTCCCGTTTT GGTAAATTCATCAGGATTCACTTTGGTTCCAGTGGAAAACTGGCTTCAGCTGATATTGAAACTT ATCTGTTGGAGAAGTCTCGTGTCACTTACCAGTTGTCTGCTGAGAGGAGCTACCATATCTTCTACCAGCTGATGACGGGCCACAAACCTGAGCTCCTCG agGCTCTTCTTATCACCACCAACCCCTATGACTTCCCATTGATCAGCATGGGTGAAATCACTGTCAAGAGCATCAATGATGTTGAAGAGTTCATTGCAACTGAT ACTGCCATTGATATTTTGGGCTTTAACGGTGAGGAAAAGTTAGGCATCTACAAGCTGACTGGTGCTGTGATGCATCATGGTAACATGAAGTTTAAGCAGAAGCAGCGAGAGGAGCAGGCAGAACCTGACGGCACTGAGG tGCCTGATAAAATTGCCTACCTGATGGGCCTAAACTCAGCTGACATGCTGAAAGCTCTGTGCTACCCAAGAGTCAAGGTTGGAAATGAGATGGTCACCAAAGGTCAGACTGTCCCACAG GTCAACAATTCTGTCAGTGCTCTGTGCAAGTCTGTCTAtgagaaaatgttcttgtggatgGTCATCCGCATCAACGAGATGTTGGACACAAAGCAGCCAAGACAGTTCTTCATTGGTGTGCTGGACATTGCTGGATTTGAGATCTTTGAT TACAACAGCTTGGAGCAGCTCTGCATCAACTACACCAATGAGAAACTGCAACAGTTTTTCAACCACACTATGTTTGTCCTGGAGCAAGAGGAGTACAAGAAAGAAGGCATTGAATGGGAGTTCATTGACTTTGGCATGGACTTGGCTGCCTGCATTGAGCTTATTGAGAAG CCAATGGGCATCTTCTCCATCCTTGAAGAGGAGTGCATGTTCCCCAAGGCTTCTGATACAACTTTTAAGAACAAGCTGTATGACCAGCATCTCGGCAAGAACAAGGCTTTTGAGAAGCCTAAACCTGGAAAGGGAAAAGCTGAAGCTCACTTTGCCATGGTTCACTATGCTGGAACAGTGGATTACAACATCACTGGCtggctggacaaaaacaaggacCCACTGAACGACTCAGTGGTGCAGCTCTACCAGAAGTCTTCAAACAAACTGCTGTGCTACCTCTATGCAGCCCATGCAGGAGCTGAAG acgcTGGTGGTGCCAAGAAGGGTGGTAAGAAGAAGGGTGGCTCTTTCCAGACTGTGTCTGCTCTTTTCAGG GAGAACTTGGCCAAACTGATGACAAACTTGAGGAGCACTCATCCCCACTTTGTGCGTTGCCTGATTCCAAATGAATCAAAGACTCCAG gtcTGATGGAGAACTTCTTGGTCATCCACCAGCTGAGGTGTAATGGTGTGCTGGAGGGCATCAGAATCTGCACAAAGGGTTTTCCTGGCAGAATCCTCTATGGTGACTTCAAGCAGAG ATACAAAGTTTTGAATGCCAGTGTCATCCCTGAGGGACAGTTCATTGACAACAAGAAAGCTTCAGAGAAGCTGCTTGGCTCCATTGATGTTGACCACAGTCAGTACAAGTTTGGACACACTAAG GTGTTCTTCAAAGCTGGTCTGCTGGGTACACTTGAGGAGATGAGAGATGAGAAACTGGCTTCACTGGTGACCATGACTCAGGCTCTCTGCAGAGGATACGTTATGAGGAAGGAGTTTGTTAagatgatggagaggag AGAGTCTATCTACACCATCCAGTACAACGTCCGTTCATTCATGAATGTGAAGAACTGGCCATGGCTCAAACTCTACTTCAAGATCAAGCCTCTTCTGCAAAGCGCTGAGACtgagaaggagctgcaggagatgAAAGGAAActatgagaagatgaaaacagaCCTGGCTGCTGCTTTGGCCAAGAAGAAGGAACTGGAGGAGAAAATGGTTTCTCTGATGCAGGAAAAGAATGATCTGCAGCTTCAAGTAGCTGCT GAAACTGAGAATCTCTCCGATGCTGAGGAAAGGTGTGAGGGACTCATTAAGAGTAAAATCCAGCTGGAGGCCAAACTCAAAGAGACCACTGAGAGactggaggatgaagaggaaatCAATGCTGAGCTGACTGCTAagaagaggaagctggaggatgAATGTTCTGAACTGAAGAAGGACATTGATGACTTGGAGCTCACCCTGGCTAAAGTGGAGAAGGAGAAACATGCCACTGAAAACAAG GTGAAAAACCTGACTGAGGAAATGGCTTCTCAAGATGAGTCCATTGCAAAGCTGACCAAGGAGAAGAAAGCCCTCCAAGAGGCCCATCAACAAACACTGGATGATCTCCAGGCAGAGGAAGACAAAGTCAACACTCTGACCAAATCCAAGACCAAGCTGGAACAGCAAGTGGatgat CTTGAAGGTTCATTGGAGCAAGAGAAGAAGCTCCGCATGGATCTTGAGAGAGCCAAGAGGAAGCTGGAAGGAGATCTGAAACTAGCCCAGGAATCCATAATGGATCTGGAAAATGACAAGCAGCAGTCTGATGAAAAGATCAAGAA GAAGGACTTTGAAATCAGTCAGCTTCTTAGCAAGATTGAGGATGAACAATCCCTTGGTGCTCAGCTTCAAAAGAAGATTAAGGAACTTCAG GCTCGTATTGAGGAGCTGGAAGAGGAGATTGAGGCTGAGAGAGCTGCTCGGGCCAAAGTAGAGAAGCAGAGAGCTGATCTCTCCAGAGAGCTTGAGGAGATCAGTGAGAGGCTTGAAGAAGCTGGAGGGGCAACAGCTGCTCAGATTGAGATGAACAAGAAGCGGGAAGCTGAGTTCCAGAAGCTGAGGAGAGATCTTGAAGAGTCCACTCTGCAGCATGAAGCTACTGCAGCAGCTCTCCGCAAGAAGCAGGCCGACAGCGTTGCAGAGCTGGGAGAACAGATCGACAACCTGCAGCGTGTCAAGCAGAagctggagaaggagaagaGCGAGTACAAGATGGAGATTGATGATCTCAGCAGCAACATGGAGGGTGTTGCTAaatcaaag GGCAACTTGGAGAAAATGTGCAGAACTCTTGAGGACCAGCTGAGTGAGCTCAAGgccaaaaatgatgaaaacgtTCGGCAACTGAATGACCTGAATGCACAGAGGGCAAGACTTCAGACAGAGAATG GTGAATTTGCTCGCCAgcttgaagaaaaagaagctcTAGTTTCTCAGCTGACCAGAGGCAAACAGGCCTTCACTCAGCAGATTGAGGAGCTTAAAAGACTTGTGGAGGAGGAAGTGAAG GCCAAGAACGCTCTGGCTCATGGTGTTCAATCAGCCCGCCATGACTGTGATCTGCTCAGAGAGCAGtttgaggaggagcaggaggccaAGGCTGAGCTGCAGAGAGGAATGTCCAAGGCCAACAGTGAGGTGGCTCAGTGGAGAACCAAATATGAAACTGATGCCATCCAGCGCACTGAGGAACTGGAGGAGTCCAA GAAAAAGCTTGCCCAGCGCctgcaggaggctgaggagtccATTGAGGCTGTGAACTCCAAGTGTGCCTCTCTGGAGAAGACCAAGCAGAGGCTGCAGGGTGAAGTGGAGGACCTCATGATTGATGTGGAGAGAGCTAATTCTCTTGCTGCAAACCTGGACAAGAAACAGAGAAACTTTGACAAG GTCCTGGCAGAATGGAAGCAGAAGTATGAGGAGAGCCAGGCAGAGCTTGAAGGAGCTCAAAAAGAGGCTCGCTCTCTCAGCACAGAACTGTTCAAGATGAAGAACTCCTACGAGGAGGCCCTGGATCAGCTGGAGACCATGAAGAGGGAGAACAAGAACCTGCAGC AGGAGATCTCAGACCTGACGGAACAGATTGGTGAGACTGGAAAGAGCATCCATGAGCTGGAGAAAGCCAAAAAGACTGTGGAGACTGAAAAGAGTGAAATTCAGACAGCTTTGGAGGAAGCTGAG GGCACTCTAGAACATGAGGAATCAAAGATTCTCAGAGTTCAGCTTGAGCTCAACCAGGTCAAAGGTGAGATCGACAGGAAGCTGGCAGAGAAGGACGAGGAGTTGGAACAGATCAAGAGGAACAGCCAGAGAGTGATTGACTCCATGCAGAGTACTCTTGATGCTGAGGTCAGGAGCAGAAATGATGCCCTGAGAGTCAAGAAGAAGATGGAGGGAGACCTGAATGAGATGGAGATTCAGCTCAGCCATGCCAACAGGCAGGCTGCTGAGGCCCAGAAACAACTCAGGAATGTTCAGGGACAACTCAAG GATGCCCAACTGCACCTTGATGATGCTCTGAGAGCAcaagaagacatgaaggaaCAGGTTGCCATGGTGGAGCGCAGGAATGGTCTGATGTTGGCTGAGATTGAGGAGCTGAGAGCCGCTCTGGAACAGACAGAGAGAGGACGTAAAGTGGCTGAACAGGAGCTGGTCGATGCCAGTGAACGTGTCGGACTGCTTCACTCCCAG AACACCAGTCTTCTGAACACCAAGAAGAAGTTGGAGTCTGATCTTGTCCAGGTTCAGGGTGAAGTGGATGATGCTATTCAAGAAGCAAGAAATGCAGAGGAGAAAGCCAAGAAGGCCATTACTGAT GCTGCCATGATGTCTGAGGAGCTAAAGAAGGAGCAGGACACCAGCTCTCATctggagaggatgaagaagaaccTGGAGGTCACAGTGAAGGACCTGCAGcaccgtctggatgaagctgagAACCTGGCTATGAAGGGTGGAAAGAAGCAGCTCCAGAAACTGGAGTCGAGG GTGCGTGAGCTGGAGAGTGAAGTTGAATCTGAGCAGAGACGTGGAGCTGATGCAATCAAAGGAGTTCGCAAATATGAGAGGAGAGTGAAGGAGCTCACTTATCAG ACTGAGGAGGACAAGAAGAATGTGGCCAGGCTTCAGGATCTGGTTGACAAGCTGCAGCTCAAAGTCAAGGCTTACAAAAGACAGGCTGAGGAAGCT GAG